CAAGGAGCTGCTCAAGATGCTCGAAGATGCGGTTAAGAAATATCAGAATAACCTTCTTTCAACCGCCGAGATTATCGAGGAACTTATAAAGCTCGCTAAAGAGGTTAAAGAATCCGACCTGCAAGGCGAAAAGCTTGGACTGACAGAAGACGAGGTAGCCTTTTATAACGCTCTTGAGGTTAATGATTCCGCCGTTCAAGTCTTGGGCGACGAGATCCTACGTGATATAGCCCGCGAAATTGCCGACAAGGTGCGAAATAATACGACCATTGACTGGCCTATTAGGGAAGCCTCGCGTGCCAAGCTTATGGTTTTGGTTCGTCGTACCCTGACAAAACATGGATATCCGCCGGATAAACAGCAAGAGGCGATTGAAACAGTGTTGAAACAGGCAGAGTTGTTGGCTGACCAATTTGCTGTTTCATGATTGTCTCTCGTATTAGGATGCTCCCGGTAGCAGTCAAAGATAAATGGAGTAATTGGCTGAATAAACTAGTTCTGATGCTAGAAAGGCCGCGGCAATTTTACTACAAGACGTTACGCATCCCTACGTGCAGTAATCGTTGGCGAATGAGTAAAATCAGCAGCCAGGGTCTCACCTCCCTTTACAAGAATTGATCGAAAGAATACGGCATTTTCGATCTGACCGGTTTTCGCCAAATAGGATGCCGGATTAGCTTCTTTGTGCAAGAGTTGGGCCATACCGACGTTCAATCGATATGCGGTCGCACCTGACATTTCGTGAAAGCAAGTCCTTCAAAACTGGTGTTATAGTACTTATAATCAAGGTATTTTCTACAACTCAGCCGAAGGTGGTTAAATGACTTTATTCACTCAAAGAACGTTTCGGTATCTTCTTTTGGTTTCGGTCATTGGCTTTGGGGCCTTCGAATTGGTTTCACAAGAGCCTCCAACTTCGGAAGGGGGTAGATCGACCAATCTAATTGCGTCGGAGGAAGCCTATAAGGAGGCTCTCAGACTTATCGAGCAGAACTCTTATGAATCATTACGAGAGGCAAAAGAATTGCTTCGTGCTGCTGCAAGAGACTTTGAGATACAAGGCGCGAAATCCAGCGCGGGCAATAGTTGGTTGTTTGCAGGAGTTGCGGCCTCCCGGCTCGGTGATTGGAGCCTTGCCAAAGATGCGTTTTTACGGGCCCGTGACATTTTTGCCAATATAAACGATCGTGTAGGAATGGCGGTGGCACTCAACAACGTTGGGCTCGTGCACGCACGAAATAGGGAGATCGAGGAAGCGGCGACCTACTATAAACTTGCAATCGAATCAGCCCGGGCCGCAAGAAGCCAAAGTATTGAGGCCCAGGCGGTCGAGAACATGGGAATAATGCTCGCCAACGCAAAAAAGTCCGAGCAAGCTATAGAGAATTTGTTGAAAGCATTAGAGCTTTATGCGTCAGTCGAGAATCATGTCAAAGAATTAGAGATCTTGTTTCGGGTCGGATCTATCTACCTTGAGAACCTTGGCAATGCCGAACGATCTCACGAGACTTTTGCTCTAGCGAAGGAAATTGCTCGCAAATCTGGTAATCGGTCTCAAGAGGGTACAGCGGCCCTCACAATCGCCAGACTATTTGTCGCCGAGAAAAAATGGAAAGAGGCATCGATCAATTATAGTGAATCTGCAGAGATATTCAGGCAAACCAATGAACTTTCTAGGGAGGTCGTCGTTCTTAACGAATATGGACTTTCGTTAATGCTGCAGGAGGACTACCTAGCTTCTTTGAAGGTCTTTTCAAGGGCATTGGAAATTAATCATGAACTATCTGACATGCCCGGGATTGTTTCGTCCCGTATCAGCCTGGGAATCGTTTATAAGTATCTGGAACAGGACGACAGGGCTCTCGAGCTGCTGGAAGCAGCCCTTCCCGATGTTGACCTTCTGGGGGATGATCCATCGGTGGAAACCGGCCTAACGACCTTGGCGAAAATCGTCAAGGACAAAGGGAATCCTCAACGCTCAATATCGCTTCTAAATCGGGCTCGGGAAATTTCGCGCAATAGGGGCAACAAGGACGGTGAAGCCCATGCATTGGAACTGCTTGGACTCATTTACAATGAGTTCGGAGACATAAAACGTTCGCTCGATTTTTATCAGCAAGCGGCCTCTCTATTTCGCTTATCAGGGAATAAGCAAAAAGAGATGCAGGCAATAACGGCTTCTGCCATCGCCAACGCATCTTCGGGTGATTATCTTGAAGCCAGAAAGCTCTTAGAGAGTGGTCTAGAGTACTACCGGGAATCGAACGACGAATTGGCGATCGCCTCAACGAATGCATTTCTCGCACAGGTTTTCGTTAGCCTCGGAAAATATGAAGATGCGGTTACAACCAATTTAAAGGCCCTTGAATATTTCAAGACTCAAACCGACACAACCGGCCAGTCGCTGGCACTAAACAACCTCGGCCTTATCTATTTTCATCTCGGAGAGAATCAAAAGGCAATTGATTCATATACGCAATCCTTGGCACTGGCGTCAAAGGGAAAGCGTCTGGCCCAGATGGCTCAAGCCAACGGGGGGCTTGGCAACGTCTACACGAATCTCGAAAAACATGAAATTGCAATTGAATATTACACGCAGGCACTAGGTTTCTATACGCAATATGGTGCGAAACCGATGGAGATATTAACATTAAATAACCGAGCTTCTTCGAAAATACAATTGGGGCGTTTTAGGGATGCAAGATCGGATGTGGAGCTAGCCCTATCGATTCAGAAGTCAACCGGCAACTTATCCTCAAACGGCTTTCTTCTTCTAAATCTGGGCGAAATTATGTTGGAGCTGGGGGAGACCGGCAAAGGTCTTGAAATGCTGACAAATGCGCTAATTTCTGCCAGAAGTAAAGGTGACACCAGGCTCGAAGCCTATGCGCTTGGGTACCTGGGCGAATATTGGTTGAAGCAGAAGAACAAAGTCCTTGCAGTTTTCTATGCAAAGCAGGCTGTCAATTATGTTCAGTCGATTCGCGCATCGATCACCCGCTTGGATGTCGAAACGCAGCAGGCTTATGTTAGACAATATGAAAAGGGATTTCACAAACTTGCTGGAGTGTTAATCGATCTAGGGCGAATCGCGGAAGCTGAACAAGTTTTGGCGATGCTCAAAGAAGATGAGTATTTTGAATTCCTTCGTCGTGACGGCGGAGTTTCTGATGAATTGCTAGCAAAGTTGTCGCTTTCTCCGGAGGAAAAGAGAGCATTTGAGGAATATAAGAAATACGCCGAAGATCTTACTAAACTGGGTAAGGAGCTAGGTGAGCTCCAGATGGAGAGCCGTATTTATGAAGTTGGCAAGTTCCCAAAGCAGACTAGACTTAACCAGCTGGAAACACAAATATTGAACGCGAACATCGTATTCGCGGCATTCCTAGACAGCCTGAAACTAAAATTCGGTGAGCGGGACGTAAGGGTTGGCACAATCGAATCCGGCAGCCAGTCAATACTCAAGGAATTGGGCGAGCCTCGGACAGTCTTCATCTCTACGATCTCGAGTGAAGAGCGCCTCAACATTATCGTAACTACTTCGGACACCCAGAAGGCGTATACAGTCCCGATCAAAGAAGAAGAGGTCAATCGTCTGGTCGCAGAATTTCGATCGGTTCTTCGGAATCCGAGTTACGACCCGCGATTACGCGGAAAGGCTCTTTTCGACGTGCTATTCCCGGCGGGAGTGATTAAAGATATTACGGACATTGAGGCCGACACAATTGTATGGAGTCTTGACGGCACTCTTCGTTATGTCCCAATAAGCGCACTTTGGGACGGGAAACAATTTCTGGTCGAACGCTTTAATAATGTGGTCGTTACGCTCGCCAGTCGAGACAAACTTAACACCCGAACTAGTGGTCGTGAAAAATGGAGAGCTCTCGGTGTAGGAGTTTCAAAGGAGATCTCAGTAACGGAATCGGACGGCACCGTAAGAAGATTTGAGGCACTGACGGCGGTTCCTGAAGAGCTTTGCACGGTTATTGATGACCCGGAAGAAAAAGATCGATGCGGAACATTCAAATCTGATTCTCAAGGTGTCTTTGGAGGCAGCACACTTCTGGATGAAAAATTCACGTTTCAGAACTTTCGCGATTCGCTTGGTCGTTTTCCAGTTGTCCACGTCGCAAGCCACTTTCACCTGAATGCTGGCAACGATATTGATTCGTACCTGCTGCTTGGAGGCGGCGAAAACCGCAAGCTTTCGCTAACTGCAATTCGTCAAGGCGGAGCGCGGTTTGCAGGCGTCGAGCTTCTCACGCTTTCTGCCTGCAATACTGGAATGTCTGCTGAGCGTAAATCTAACGGCATTGAGATAGAAGGGTTTGGGGCTTTAGCTCAAAGAAGTGGCGCAAAATCGGTTCTGGCTTCCTTGTGGGCGGTCGCAGATTCCTCCACAAGAGACCTCATGACCGAGTTCTATCGCCAGATGGAGCCGGGAAAGGCAATTCGTAAAGCCGACGCTCTACGTATAGCCCAGCTTACACTACTTCGCGGAAAATATGGTCCAGATGATCAACCGGTATGGAGAAGTGTAGCGACCGAGACCGGAAAAGAGAGGTCTATTTCCCCAGCGAGATTTGCTAGAGATGCTAAGGCTCCCTTCGCTCATCCATATTATTGGTCACCATTCATTCTGATTGGGAACTGGCAATAGCAGCCATGAATTCATTTGAAATTGGTAGCTCATAAAATTTGAGGAATCGGAGAAGAACAGATGAGTATTTGGAAGAAGTATCAAATCGCACCTCAACTATGCTGGGCCTTAGCCGCCGCATCTTTGTCGGCAGTTCATTTGGGAGCGCAGACGCTCGACCGCTCTTTGCCTACTCTTCCCCAGTTCACGATCGAGAGAACGCGTGGAGATTCAAATATCGAACCGCTCGATAAGCTTTCACCCGAACTGTATGCTCTTTACGAGCAATTTTCATTTTCGCGACGTAGTGGAGCGGGAATAGACGAGTCCTCGGAGTATACTTCTTTCCAGTTGGAGTCCTTCTTTGGGATAGACTCTTCGGAGAGCGATCCACTTGTAGTTACATCCATATCTTTTGCTAAAGCGGTTGACAAATTAGTACTTGAGAAAGCGAGGGCGAGTGTAATCGCGCAGATGGGGAACGTTGTTTACGTGATGCTCCCGATACGATCGGTTGGGGGACTTGTGGAATCACCCTCGATTACTCGAATTGGGATTTTGAAAGCATTCCAAACCCCCTCGCCGCTAGATACAAGTCGCGAATTCAATATCGTGCCTCGCGAAAGGAGTGGAAGTTCTCAAACAACGAACGCTCCGTTAGCAAGCGATTTTGACAAACAGCTTCTTTCAGGTCGAGGTGTTCTTATCGG
This sequence is a window from Acidobacteriota bacterium. Protein-coding genes within it:
- a CDS encoding tetratricopeptide repeat protein; protein product: MTLFTQRTFRYLLLVSVIGFGAFELVSQEPPTSEGGRSTNLIASEEAYKEALRLIEQNSYESLREAKELLRAAARDFEIQGAKSSAGNSWLFAGVAASRLGDWSLAKDAFLRARDIFANINDRVGMAVALNNVGLVHARNREIEEAATYYKLAIESARAARSQSIEAQAVENMGIMLANAKKSEQAIENLLKALELYASVENHVKELEILFRVGSIYLENLGNAERSHETFALAKEIARKSGNRSQEGTAALTIARLFVAEKKWKEASINYSESAEIFRQTNELSREVVVLNEYGLSLMLQEDYLASLKVFSRALEINHELSDMPGIVSSRISLGIVYKYLEQDDRALELLEAALPDVDLLGDDPSVETGLTTLAKIVKDKGNPQRSISLLNRAREISRNRGNKDGEAHALELLGLIYNEFGDIKRSLDFYQQAASLFRLSGNKQKEMQAITASAIANASSGDYLEARKLLESGLEYYRESNDELAIASTNAFLAQVFVSLGKYEDAVTTNLKALEYFKTQTDTTGQSLALNNLGLIYFHLGENQKAIDSYTQSLALASKGKRLAQMAQANGGLGNVYTNLEKHEIAIEYYTQALGFYTQYGAKPMEILTLNNRASSKIQLGRFRDARSDVELALSIQKSTGNLSSNGFLLLNLGEIMLELGETGKGLEMLTNALISARSKGDTRLEAYALGYLGEYWLKQKNKVLAVFYAKQAVNYVQSIRASITRLDVETQQAYVRQYEKGFHKLAGVLIDLGRIAEAEQVLAMLKEDEYFEFLRRDGGVSDELLAKLSLSPEEKRAFEEYKKYAEDLTKLGKELGELQMESRIYEVGKFPKQTRLNQLETQILNANIVFAAFLDSLKLKFGERDVRVGTIESGSQSILKELGEPRTVFISTISSEERLNIIVTTSDTQKAYTVPIKEEEVNRLVAEFRSVLRNPSYDPRLRGKALFDVLFPAGVIKDITDIEADTIVWSLDGTLRYVPISALWDGKQFLVERFNNVVVTLASRDKLNTRTSGREKWRALGVGVSKEISVTESDGTVRRFEALTAVPEELCTVIDDPEEKDRCGTFKSDSQGVFGGSTLLDEKFTFQNFRDSLGRFPVVHVASHFHLNAGNDIDSYLLLGGGENRKLSLTAIRQGGARFAGVELLTLSACNTGMSAERKSNGIEIEGFGALAQRSGAKSVLASLWAVADSSTRDLMTEFYRQMEPGKAIRKADALRIAQLTLLRGKYGPDDQPVWRSVATETGKERSISPARFARDAKAPFAHPYYWSPFILIGNWQ